The Staphylococcus haemolyticus region ACTGGATAAATAACTTTAATGCCTGTCCGGTCGTGCGCGTTAACATCAACGAATATGATATTCATGAAAACCCAGACTCTTTAGACCCAATTATTGATAAAATTGCTCATGTAATTAATACTTATCGCAAGGTAGATAATCGTTAACATAAACAAAACGCTACACATTTCAAACTCTTTGTGTAGCGTTTTTACATTTTTTATCTTATTTGTTTTCAATATATTGTTTTAAGACTTCGGGCACACTCACAGCTGTATCTATTATCACATCAGCATCTACTAACTCTTCTTTTTTAGCTATACCAGTAAGTACACCAATTGCTAAACCTAATTCAGCATTAACCTTTGTTTTCATGTCGTTATTAGTGTCTCCTACTATAACTACATCTTCAGGTTCGACATCATAAGAATCAAACAGTGGATTTAATACTGCTGGATTTGGCTTTTCCGCTGCATGTGATTCTGTAGAGATAACTAAGTCGAAAGCGTCTTTAGAATTGGTATCTTCAAGAAATTGCAATACCCCTTTTCGTGAATCACTTGTAACAATTCCAATTTTATAGCCGTCTTTTTTTAAAGATTGAATCATATCATACACACCATCAATCCAGTTGTTCTCTGGCACACGTGTATCAACAAGCTCCTGGCTCGTATTACGTGTCCAAGTTGAGACATCTTTACCAACAACGTTATTAAAAGCTTTAATCATTTCATCTAGTGACCCTGACCCCATTACAGAATCAGGAACGATGGCATTATCAAGAACACCTAATTGTCGATGTGCAACTTCTTTATCAGCTACTGGGTATTCATCTAAAAGACTATCCACTAATCTTATACCAATTTTCTCCCAACTCTTATCAAATTCTATTAAAGTCCCGTCTTTATCAAATAATATCCATTTCATTTACATAGCACTCCTGTGAATTATGATTATTAACCATTATATTGTAATACAAATTCTTATCTTAGACTTAATAACACGATTTATTATTCCATCTTCCAATTATTCAGTATATGTATCTAGTAGGCGTTTACCTTGATATATAACCATACCAGTTTTCAATTTTTTAAATCCAGCCTTTTGATAAAATTCTAAATTATCGATAGTTGAGATTAAATGGATACATGAAAGTGACCCTATTTCTTTAATAATGTGTTTAAGCATATACATACCAATTTGATTATTTTGAAAATCTTTATTAACAACTAAGTCATAAATAGCTGCATTGAATACACCATCTGATAATGCTCTAGCAAAACCAATGACTTTATTATCATAAATTGCAAAGACTACATGTGTACTATTCTCAAAAATTTTTCGTATCTTATCTTTATCATGTTTTAACCAACCAACTGATTGATATGTTTCGTAAATTGAATCAATGTAGCTTTCATCGAAATAAGTAATTAGTTTAAATTCCATTTAATCCCCCCAATCATCTTTATATTTTATTATACAATCTTATTTAATATCTTTTAAGTTTCATAAATGCGCGAATCAATACCGTTTCATTTATCATTTGCCTACGTCGATTCAATTAAGCTAAATTTATGATTGTGTAATTTAAAAACCGATATAAATAATTCACCCCGAAAATTAGATTTTTAATCTAACACCGGGGTGATTTTTCATTATAAAAATAATTATTTAGGTTCGCCATGTACTAAAATACTACTAATAAAGTCAATCGCTTTTTTAATGAAACCGAATACGTCTGTCATTGGATTCCACTCCTTCATTAATATTTGAATTACATTTTTATTGTAAGCGCCTGAGGATAAATTTGGCGTTTATTGCGTAATTGCTCATTAATGTTGCGTATTTGTATGTTTAAATATTTCAATTTGTATTGTTTTGCATAGAAAGCAATTCTTGTACGTAACTATCCTTCACCTCGTAAACAACAGGATTACTTTTTAACTGTATTAATTTGCTTTCATATTTTTTTATTACTTCATTAACTTTATTTCTTGAATATCCTGCGATATCTTTGACTCCTTTAATAGTAATTCTAGAATATTTACTTCCAAAAATTTTATCTTGAAGTAATATAAAGAGAACATCTGAATCATATTTATTCAATCCTTGTTGATCAAGTGCCTGTGCAAGTCTTTTAATTATTTCTGTATTATTTTCAAACGTTTCTATTATATTATTTTGTCCTTCAATAAGTAATTGCATCATATCATCAATGAAATTTGTTATTTCACCTTTATTAAAGTAATCAGATGCTTCTTGAAATGCCTTATAATATTTATTTTTATTGTGATTTACGACGTATGAAAAAGTGAGTGCTGTAAATGAATCCAAGTTATCATTAAGCAATTTAGCTAAAATATATCTTCCTACTCTTCCATTTCCATCATAAAACGGATGAATGTATTCAAACATGTAATGACTAGCTAGAATTTTATAAATATCTGGTGCTTCGTAATGTTTAATAAAACTTAAAAAGATAGTTAGATATTCAAAAATTTCTGGTTCATTAAATTCATTTCTGTGAATCCATTTACTTTTAGCATTGTCATATACACCAATAGAATTTTTTCTAAACAAATTTCCATCTGGTAAATCTTTTTCTAGAATTTCAGAAGGCACAATTAAATCAAGGATATTACGTATATCTGTAATTGAGTTAATTTCAACATCATCATTTTCAATCATAATATATTGGTTTACTAATCCATCAAAACGCTTATTCTCACCTTTAGTTTTGTTTAAAGACGCAGCTATTTCTTTTTTCGTACTTTTTATATTTTCAATTTTATTTGTACTTTGGATTTAATTGATTAATAAATGTTTAATATATACTTCATTCGCAACTTTAGGCAATTCTGAGGAAAGTTGCTTAATTCTATCTGAGTTTTTTAAGACCTTTTCAAGATTAATACCTAATGATCGATTTAGAACAAAGAATAGAGGATACTCTACGTCTCTTTGTTGTTTCTCGTCCTGAATTGGATGGATTATAAAATCGGTAACATAACTTGAATAACTATTTAACCGCATATTATATTCTGTATCTACATTATCCCAACCATACATATGAAAAAGCTTTTTTAATGATTTGTACTCCACAAGGTACACCTTCTTACTTATCATATATTTAAATATGATATTTATGAATGATTATATTATATATAATCCGTTCTTCTTTTAAAAACAATATTCTTAACTTTAAAAATCACTATACTCAAGATGAAACATAGTTAAAAAATTAATTATGTTAAATAGTCATTTTTATAAGTATACTAATCATCATTGAATATTCCTTCTATATTTTCAGTAGATATACATTTTAATATAAAAACACCTGTCATAGTAACAGGTGTCTAAGCTAAGATAAATCCAAATAAATTATTTCTTTCTATCGTTTAGTAACTTAAGTAACACAAATGTAGTAGCTATATTTAAAAAGACATTAATCATACCAAAATTAATAAATAAGCTAGTCCATAGACATATCACTAATAAAATCGCAATTATTCTCATATATTTACAATAAGTTCCTTTCCTAAAAACATCAATTTTTAGTATGAAACTATAAATGGTTTTATAAATAAATCTTAATGTAAAAAGTGCTATACAATTTAAGTTGATTAATAAAAAAACTTTACTTATCAACGCTTATTTTTAATCTTTATTATTTTTATATAACATCCATATATTACTTGCTCACACTTTTTTCAAAAACCAAATCTTATCTCTACATAAAATTCCATTTTCGTATATTTTATCATTATAATTTCTTTCGAAGAACCCAATTTCTACTCCAATCATTCTGAAACCTGCTTTTTGATAAAAAGCAATTTGATCAATACTAGAATTGCCTGTCCCCACAATGATCTCTTTGTATCCTTTTTGTTTTGCATAATCAAACAAATGTAATAATAATTTTTTACCAATACCGTGACTTTGTTTATTTTCACTAACAGCTATGTTGACTAATTCAACCTTATCTATATTAATTTCTTTTAACACATAACAACCTAATATTACTGAACCATCTTTATAAATAAAGCATTCTCCACTCTGAAGGTATTCTAAAATTAATTTCATAGACGGATCAGCCAACAACAGTAAATCAAATGGTGCATCTTCAATAGAGTCCAATTTTTCAAACATAAATATCCCTACTTTTCAAAAATAGAATTTATTCTTAGTTATTTAATTTTTATCGATTTATAGACTTCTAATTAATATAAATAGCTTCATAAATTTAAATTACCCCTAAGTAAGAAATAATTTGCACTTACCAACTATTTCTATAATAATAAGCTATCCACCCTTACATGTTATTCTCAATTTGAGAATTCATATGTTTTCTTTAGCATCTTTTAGACTATTTTTATATTTCAATATTAACATCCATGCTAATATCTTTATTTTTCTCATATGTTTTACATTAATTAAAATTCAAGATATTTTATAGCTTAATATACAATTTTCGACACTAACCTTTTATGAAAAGATATTACTTCGCTATTCTTAATAAACACATTTAACACAAACCACATCGCTAAATTAATATATTAGTTCAATTCATATTCTAATTTTAGTCTCTCCATTATTGACTTTAACGTTACGTAATAGATTATGTTTTAGTTATACCAAAGAAATGGAGGAAGATTTGAAATGGATTATTATCAAATGCCAATGTTTAATAAGATACTAGTCAGTGACATTCAAAAAGCAGCGAAGTGGTATGAAAAAACACTAGGATTTAACAGTGTATTTAAATTTAGAAATGATAAAAATGAGGTTTTAATGGAGCATCTGAGATTGGAGAAGTATCAAGATATCATGCTAATTTCTAGTGATGACTTTGAAGTTGGTAATGCAACATACTTGAATATTTTAGTTAAAGATATTAATAACTTAGAGAAACACATAACTTCACAATTTATTGTGGAACAACTTGAAGAAAAACCATGGAACGCTAAAGAAATGACTATAAAAGACTTAGACGGTCACTTATTAACACTTTCACATTCAAATATAACTGATAAAGATTTTCAAAAATTAATGAAAAAAACTTCAAGTAATTTCTAAATCTTTAATTGATAATTAAACGTAGTTAAGCGACTTCTGAGAGATTTAGAATTATTGATAAACGTAAGTGCTCACACACTTAAGTAAATAGTTCTAAGATAGATTACGAAGTGTAGTTGTGAAGACTCCTATGTTGCTTATCTATCTAAAAACTATTTTACAAGACCGCGGCTCGACCCAGCCCCCTAAGCAAGCATCACAACAGAATGAGTAAATGTTCATCAAAGAATTTCTTTAGAGAATTACAGGCTGAAGCTGTATCCTAAAAAACGAGCCAACAATACGAAATATCGTAAATAAATAGAGTCCGGGACATAAAGTTCTTGGATAAGTGAAAAAAGACAATTTCTATTGAAATAATATAGAAATTGTCTTTTTTATAAATTTTTTGATTATTTTCAACTCGTTGAGCTACTACTTTTCTTATATTAAGTGCCATTAATACAAAACCAAGTTCTCTTTTGACTTTATTGAGTCCTCGGACAGACATCCGAGTGAAACCCAAAATAGCCTTCATAAATCCAAAAACAGGTTCCACATCAATTTTTCTTTGACTGTAGATATTTTTTGTTTCTGGTTCTGAAAGCTTTTTGTTAATTTGGGATTTAAAATATTCCCAGTTATAATTCTTCATTATTTTTTTGTTTGTTTTTGAATTGAAGTTCATACATTGATTTTTCAGAGGACATTCTGAACAATCATCACATTCATATAATTTGAAGTCTCGCTTATAACCATACTTATCATGACGATAGGCATATCTTTTAAAACCTAGCCGTTTATTATTCGGACAAATGAATTCGTCATTAATTTCGTCATAGTTCCAATTTTGAGTATTAAAGATGTCACTTTTATATTTTTTAGTTTTATCTTTTATAAACATTCCATATGTTATGAGTGGCGTTCGATTAAAGTCATCTATAATTGCCTTATAATTTGATTCACTACCATAACCTGCATCAGCTACAATATATTCAGGTAAATGACCGTAGGTCTCTTGAATTGAATTTAAAAATGGAATCATCGTTCTAGTATCCGTTGGATTTTGATACACATTATAAGATAAAACAAATTGGGAATTTGTCGCTATTTGTAAATTATACCCTGGCTTAAGTTGTCCATTTTTCATGTGATCTTCTTTCATTCTCATAAATGTCGCATCATGATCTGTCTTAGAATAACTATTTCTATCCTTTAAAATAGATTTTTGAAATTCGTATCGATACTTTCGCTCAAAATAATCATTGATTTGCTTTTTGTATTTTTTGATTTTAGTTCTTTTGAGACGTATTTGTTTTCTTGTTTTAGTACATTTTTCATTGTTGATATGTTGGTTTAAATCTTCGATTTCTTTATCTAAGTGACTACCAATCAAATCTATTTCTTCTTTTGTTAATTCATTATCATGATCTTCTTTAATTTCCGGTATGATTTTATTGGTTACCAATTCATGGTAGAGGGCTTTAGAATCCTCATTCATCTTTGATTCATGGTTTTGAATACTCTTTTTCCATACAAATGTATATCGATTGGCATTTGCTTCAATTTTTGTACCATCAATAAAAATAGCTTTATCATCTATAAGATTTTGTTTTACACACTGACTGTAAAATTGAATAAATAAAGATTCTAATAAAGCATCTACTTTTGGATTTACTCTAAATCGATTAATTGTTTTATAAGAAGGTTTTTGATTTTGTGATAGCCACATCATTCGGATGCTATCATTAAGCATTTTTTCTATTTTACGACCTGAGAATACAGATTGTGTGTAGGCATATAGAATCACTTTTAACATCATTTTAGGATGGTACGAAGTTGCACCACGGTGATGTCTGAATTCGTCGAATTCATTGTCAGGAATTGTTTCAACAATATCATTTACATGTCGTGAAATATCATTTGTGGGGATAAGAACTGAAGTTTCCATTGGTAGAGTAAGTTGAGTCATGTTATAATTTTTATACATAAGGCACCTCGTTAATTTAGTTTAGTGATGTTTATTAAATTATACGAAAGTGCTTTATTTTTTTAAAGTATTACAATGTAAAATTACATATAAATACAAAGTATTTTGGCGAGACTCTTGAGGGAACAGGACAAGCTGAAGACTACAGGCTGAAGCTGTCCCCTAAGAAAGCGAGCCAACAATACGGAGTATTGTAAATAAAGAAGCCAGTAAATGAATTTGTTAAAACTCATTTACTGGCTATTTCTCTAGGGTTTATGTCCCAGACTCATTTCTCTAGGAATTATGTTTCAACTCTACTAAGTAGAATATAAGTTATTCACCTTTATGTAAAAGTCTAATCTATTGCAACAGTTTACGTTTTTAATTATATTAATCTATATTTTTGCACTTAAAATCATAAAATAAACAACACAACAATCATCAAAATAATAACGAGTATATCGGCTAGTATAGTATTAACGTCTTTCTCTAAAATATCTGGTATTGCGCCAATACACAAACCTAGAATAAAAGTAAAAGAAAAAATATTGAAAAATAGATGTAGGATTGACCATCCAAACACCAATTTCAATAACCAAGTCAAAATTAATAAAAGTACTGAAAAACCTAATATACTCTTAGATATTGCTTGATATTTTTTATACTTTTTCTCTCTCTTTAAAAACATTCAAAGCCTCCTAAAATTATTATTCATTCTTTTTATTCCTCTTATATATTTTATATATTAAATAAACAAACACAACCATTAGCGTTAATAAATCAAAAGAATGTTTTAGTGCATCTTTCCAAGATTGATTTATCCATAAATAACGTTTTAAAAATAAAATGATCGATTGTGTAACTGCCATTAAAAACACATTGATAATAGGACCATCTTTTACTAAATTATATATAATAAGGACAAGGCAAATAATAGTTACAATCAGCATTATGATATAAGCCATTATTTAGTAATACTTAATCAAATTATTAACTTAAAATAAATGTTTCATCTGTATTTTATCTAACATAGGCTAATACATTCGATATCCTACTATCTATTTCTAATAATAAATCAGCAATCATATTTTTAAACCTTCGCATTAAAATAAAAAACTAGAAACCTCGATTTCTCAAGATTTCCAGCTCTTTAAACTCACCTTATTTATATTCTGGAACTACGACTCGCCAACCATGCGTATCTTCTAATTTACCACTTTGGATGCCAGTATATATGTCGTATAATTTTTTAGTAATTTCTCCTGGCTCGTTATTGTTAATAACGATTTCTCTATCTTCATACTTTAATGTACCGACTGGAGAAATAACTGCTGCTGTACCTGAACCGAATACTTCAGTCAATTCACCTTTGTCGTAAGCTTCGAATAATTCCTCGATTGACACTTTACGTTCTTCAACCTCATAGCCTAACTCTTTAGCTAATTCAATGATTGATTTACGTGTAATACCTGGTAAGATACTTCCATTTAAAGCAGGTGTAACTAATTTACCATTTTCAACGAAGAAGATGTTCATACTACCAACTTCTTCAACATATTTTTGTTCTACACCGTCTAACCATAATACTTGATCATAGCCTAAATTATTAGCATTTGTTTGTGCTAATAAACTTGCTGCATAGTTACCTGCTACTTTAGCGAATCCTACACCACCACGTACGGCACGAACATATTCATCTTCAACGTAAATTTTAGTTGTTTTTAATGTGTCTCCGCCATAATATGCGCCTGATGGAGATAAAATGATTAATAATTTGTATTGATGAGATGCTCTTACTCCTAAAATGCCTTCAGTCGCAAATACAAATGGACGGATATATAATGATTGTCCTTCTCCCTCAGGTACCCAATCACGTTCAACGTCTACTAATTGTTTTAAACCTTCTAGTAATAATTCCTCATCTACTTTAGGCATCTCTAAACGTGCTAATGAATCATTAATACGTTTGAAGTTTTGATCTGGTCTAAATAATACAACTTCTCCTTCATGTTTATATGCTTTTAAACCTTCAAATACCGCTTGTCCATAGTGAAGACCTTGTGCAGCTGGTGAAACTTCGAATGGTGCGTAAGGAATAATTTTTAAATCATGCCAACCTTTATCTACATCATAATCAAAACTTAACATATAATCTGTAAAGTATTGACCGAATCCTAAATTACCTTCTGGTTTTTCTTTAAGCGAGTCGCGTTGTTCAAATTTAACTTTTTCTGACATGATGAAAGCCTCCTAAATAAATCTTAGTTAGTGATAGTATATTAAATTATAGCAATCTCGTAATGTTGATTCAATGAATTTTCTAAAAATTCAAACTAAATACTAATTGTAAACCCTTTCTTTAAAAATAACATACTTTAGCAAATTTTTAATGACCATTACTAACTAATTTTGGATAAAAAAAGAAACCCTCAAACATTTCGTCTGAGGTTCTGTGTTATATGACTTGTATGACAGTCACACTTTATTTATTTTGTTCTTTTTCTTCAATTGCTTTTAACATTAATTCAGTCATACCAGCTAAATCGTATTTAGGGTTAAAGCCCCACTCTTTACGAGAATAGCTTGTATCAATATTATCTGGCCAGCTATCAGCAATTGCTTGACGTACTGGATCTACTTCATAATCCAATGCGAAGCCAGGATAATGTTTTTGGATTTCAGCTTTAATTTGTTCAGGTTCAAAACTCATAGCACTTAAGTTATAGCCATTACGTGTTACAAGTTTGTCGCTATCTGCTTCCATTAATTTAATAATTGCATCAATTGCATCATCCATATACATCATATCCATGTATGTGTCTTTAGCAATGTAGCTTGTGTAACGACCTTTTCTAACCGCTTCAAAATAAATTTCAACAGCATAATCAGTAGTACCGCCACCTGGTTCTTTAACATGAGAGATAAGTCCTGGGAATCTCACACTACGCGTATCGACACCAAATTTTGTGAAATAGTATTGGCATAATAACTCACCAGCAACTTTGTTCACACCATACATTGTAGTAGGTTGTTGAATTGTATTTTGTGGTGTATCTTTCTTAGGCGTTGAATCACCAAATGCACCAATTGAACTTGGTGTGAAGAAATGTAATTCATACGTTCTAGCTGTTTCTAATGCGTTCATTAGACCGCCCATATTTAAATCCCATGCTAATAAAGGATTTTTCTCAGCAGTCGCTGATAATAATGCAGCCATATGCATTAA contains the following coding sequences:
- a CDS encoding Fic family protein, with protein sequence MIENDDVEINSITDIRNILDLIVPSEILEKDLPDGNLFRKNSIGVYDNAKSKWIHRNEFNEPEIFEYLTIFLSFIKHYEAPDIYKILASHYMFEYIHPFYDGNGRVGRYILAKLLNDNLDSFTALTFSYVVNHNKNKYYKAFQEASDYFNKGEITNFIDDMMQLLIEGQNNIIETFENNTEIIKRLAQALDQQGLNKYDSDVLFILLQDKIFGSKYSRITIKGVKDIAGYSRNKVNEVIKKYESKLIQLKSNPVVYEVKDSYVQELLSMQNNTN
- a CDS encoding GNAT family N-acetyltransferase, with the translated sequence MEFKLITYFDESYIDSIYETYQSVGWLKHDKDKIRKIFENSTHVVFAIYDNKVIGFARALSDGVFNAAIYDLVVNKDFQNNQIGMYMLKHIIKEIGSLSCIHLISTIDNLEFYQKAGFKKLKTGMVIYQGKRLLDTYTE
- a CDS encoding IS1182 family transposase encodes the protein MYKNYNMTQLTLPMETSVLIPTNDISRHVNDIVETIPDNEFDEFRHHRGATSYHPKMMLKVILYAYTQSVFSGRKIEKMLNDSIRMMWLSQNQKPSYKTINRFRVNPKVDALLESLFIQFYSQCVKQNLIDDKAIFIDGTKIEANANRYTFVWKKSIQNHESKMNEDSKALYHELVTNKIIPEIKEDHDNELTKEEIDLIGSHLDKEIEDLNQHINNEKCTKTRKQIRLKRTKIKKYKKQINDYFERKYRYEFQKSILKDRNSYSKTDHDATFMRMKEDHMKNGQLKPGYNLQIATNSQFVLSYNVYQNPTDTRTMIPFLNSIQETYGHLPEYIVADAGYGSESNYKAIIDDFNRTPLITYGMFIKDKTKKYKSDIFNTQNWNYDEINDEFICPNNKRLGFKRYAYRHDKYGYKRDFKLYECDDCSECPLKNQCMNFNSKTNKKIMKNYNWEYFKSQINKKLSEPETKNIYSQRKIDVEPVFGFMKAILGFTRMSVRGLNKVKRELGFVLMALNIRKVVAQRVENNQKIYKKDNFYIISIEIVFFHLSKNFMSRTLFIYDISYCWLVF
- a CDS encoding VOC family protein, whose product is MDYYQMPMFNKILVSDIQKAAKWYEKTLGFNSVFKFRNDKNEVLMEHLRLEKYQDIMLISSDDFEVGNATYLNILVKDINNLEKHITSQFIVEQLEEKPWNAKEMTIKDLDGHLLTLSHSNITDKDFQKLMKKTSSNF
- a CDS encoding branched-chain amino acid aminotransferase; amino-acid sequence: MSEKVKFEQRDSLKEKPEGNLGFGQYFTDYMLSFDYDVDKGWHDLKIIPYAPFEVSPAAQGLHYGQAVFEGLKAYKHEGEVVLFRPDQNFKRINDSLARLEMPKVDEELLLEGLKQLVDVERDWVPEGEGQSLYIRPFVFATEGILGVRASHQYKLLIILSPSGAYYGGDTLKTTKIYVEDEYVRAVRGGVGFAKVAGNYAASLLAQTNANNLGYDQVLWLDGVEQKYVEEVGSMNIFFVENGKLVTPALNGSILPGITRKSIIELAKELGYEVEERKVSIEELFEAYDKGELTEVFGSGTAAVISPVGTLKYEDREIVINNNEPGEITKKLYDIYTGIQSGKLEDTHGWRVVVPEYK
- a CDS encoding HAD family hydrolase encodes the protein MKWILFDKDGTLIEFDKSWEKIGIRLVDSLLDEYPVADKEVAHRQLGVLDNAIVPDSVMGSGSLDEMIKAFNNVVGKDVSTWTRNTSQELVDTRVPENNWIDGVYDMIQSLKKDGYKIGIVTSDSRKGVLQFLEDTNSKDAFDLVISTESHAAEKPNPAVLNPLFDSYDVEPEDVVIVGDTNNDMKTKVNAELGLAIGVLTGIAKKEELVDADVIIDTAVSVPEVLKQYIENK
- a CDS encoding L-threonine 3-dehydrogenase — protein: MERIVITGALGQIGTELVLKCREIYGNDNVLATDIREPEEDSPVNNGPFEVLDVTNREAMMAIVENFKADTLMHMAALLSATAEKNPLLAWDLNMGGLMNALETARTYELHFFTPSSIGAFGDSTPKKDTPQNTIQQPTTMYGVNKVAGELLCQYYFTKFGVDTRSVRFPGLISHVKEPGGGTTDYAVEIYFEAVRKGRYTSYIAKDTYMDMMYMDDAIDAIIKLMEADSDKLVTRNGYNLSAMSFEPEQIKAEIQKHYPGFALDYEVDPVRQAIADSWPDNIDTSYSRKEWGFNPKYDLAGMTELMLKAIEEKEQNK
- a CDS encoding GNAT family N-acetyltransferase; amino-acid sequence: MFEKLDSIEDAPFDLLLLADPSMKLILEYLQSGECFIYKDGSVILGCYVLKEINIDKVELVNIAVSENKQSHGIGKKLLLHLFDYAKQKGYKEIIVGTGNSSIDQIAFYQKAGFRMIGVEIGFFERNYNDKIYENGILCRDKIWFLKKV